In a single window of the Victivallis lenta genome:
- a CDS encoding serine/threonine-protein kinase, with translation MIDIPDYEILKKCGHGAYGEVWIARNRAGALVALKTIEKSEQIEKELAGLRCYSRTADSPHLIRLFHIGEIGNTLYYTMELADNLSSDEIYVPATLGNLLNRKKRFTPAETVELGEKLLSGLETLHQAGLVHRDIKPENILYVHNEPKLSDIGLVRSVSQSLSLGGTLGFIPPERLKSGSGGRSNADDLYALGKVLYCCLTGNNVEEYPSFPLSLLNDEYSHLNEVILTACNKNPSLRFKTAGEFRNALTNGIPRQKRLWSTLFRMRYWGIGLLFSIILGGAWLLLKPKIVLPFSPEKPLELGEIQHRTYFSLNVDANDPETDSSQTGYVDPVFRKYSPHKLDFAPRSQEVVFNRFSGKEWQNIHSRNFWLSGNTLRLYANAEGGIRLMLPLDYAYTIRFEIDYSKLEDLLIFQVAALNTKGFDRSFYQWTLLKTREKLTLKPLEYQAENGERKFQIKPVKQPKDTSGFHKVEMLQTSKIFRLYIDGELVLYAPSFFLGGYFTILYQGAGNSNFVELKNFELLKILHDPKCPPKKQYKLPNER, from the coding sequence ATGATCGATATTCCCGACTATGAGATTTTGAAAAAATGCGGGCATGGAGCCTATGGCGAGGTATGGATCGCCCGTAACCGTGCCGGGGCTCTTGTCGCCTTGAAAACGATCGAAAAGTCGGAACAGATCGAAAAAGAACTCGCCGGACTCCGCTGTTATTCCCGGACTGCCGATTCTCCGCACCTGATCCGGCTTTTCCATATCGGGGAAATCGGGAATACTCTTTATTACACGATGGAGCTTGCCGATAATCTCAGCTCTGACGAAATTTATGTTCCGGCAACGCTTGGGAATTTGCTGAACCGAAAAAAGCGTTTCACTCCCGCCGAAACCGTTGAGTTGGGAGAAAAACTGCTCTCCGGGTTGGAAACTCTGCATCAAGCCGGATTGGTTCACCGGGACATCAAGCCGGAAAACATTCTCTATGTCCATAACGAACCCAAGCTTTCCGACATCGGTCTGGTACGTTCCGTTTCGCAATCGCTGAGTCTGGGCGGCACATTGGGTTTCATCCCCCCGGAGCGGTTGAAATCCGGTTCCGGCGGCAGGAGCAATGCCGACGACCTCTATGCTCTCGGCAAGGTTCTCTACTGCTGTCTGACCGGCAACAATGTGGAGGAGTATCCCTCGTTTCCGCTTTCATTGCTGAACGATGAATACAGCCATCTGAACGAAGTGATTCTGACTGCCTGCAACAAGAACCCCTCATTGCGCTTCAAAACAGCCGGAGAGTTCAGAAATGCCCTGACCAACGGCATTCCACGGCAAAAACGCTTATGGAGTACGCTTTTCAGAATGCGTTATTGGGGAATCGGCTTGCTGTTTTCGATTATACTCGGCGGTGCTTGGTTGCTTCTGAAACCGAAAATTGTTTTACCGTTTTCTCCGGAGAAACCGTTGGAGCTCGGAGAAATCCAACACCGCACCTACTTTTCTTTGAATGTCGATGCAAACGATCCCGAGACGGACTCATCCCAAACCGGCTACGTTGATCCGGTATTCCGTAAATATTCTCCGCATAAACTGGATTTCGCTCCCCGCAGTCAGGAGGTGGTATTCAACCGTTTTTCAGGAAAAGAGTGGCAGAACATTCATTCCAGAAACTTTTGGTTGTCCGGCAACACGCTTCGCCTCTACGCCAATGCCGAGGGCGGCATACGGTTGATGCTGCCGTTGGATTATGCCTATACGATTCGCTTCGAAATAGACTATTCCAAGCTCGAAGACCTGCTGATATTTCAAGTCGCCGCTCTAAACACTAAAGGCTTCGACCGTTCGTTTTACCAATGGACATTGCTGAAAACCCGAGAAAAATTGACGCTGAAACCGCTGGAGTATCAAGCTGAGAACGGTGAACGCAAATTCCAGATCAAACCGGTCAAACAGCCGAAAGACACTTCCGGCTTCCACAAGGTCGAAATGCTCCAGACTTCAAAAATCTTCCGTCTATACATCGATGGCGAATTGGTTCTCTACGCTCCGAGCTTCTTCCTCGGAGGATATTTCACGATCCTCTATCAAGGAGCGGGAAACTCAAACTTTGTCGAGCTGAAAAACTTTGAACTGCTGAAAATTCTCCACGATCCGAAGTGTCCGCCGAAGAAACAATATAAACTGCCCAACGAGAGGTAA
- a CDS encoding RNA polymerase sigma factor, producing MAYTTKKSLLEAICSGDEVSWHEFYKTYRPLIVVRGRDYKLNVAEIDELVQSVMLRFFDRSKSFVYDRSKGKFRDYLGVMIYHCALNIIRQRRKNEVDCEAVELEAYDHDRWQEEWRQHILTLAMKQLRLQLEDSTFQAFEFYAIKGESPEKVAKFLKIPVNMVYVAKSRALAKLRKIVNQLREEE from the coding sequence ATGGCGTATACGACGAAAAAATCATTATTGGAGGCAATTTGCAGCGGTGACGAGGTTTCGTGGCATGAGTTCTATAAAACCTATCGTCCGCTGATCGTGGTACGTGGGCGGGACTACAAGCTCAACGTCGCCGAAATCGACGAGCTGGTTCAGTCGGTCATGCTGCGCTTTTTCGACCGGAGCAAAAGTTTCGTCTATGACCGTTCCAAGGGAAAATTCCGTGACTATCTCGGGGTGATGATTTATCATTGTGCGTTGAACATCATTCGTCAGCGGCGCAAAAATGAGGTAGATTGCGAAGCAGTGGAGTTGGAAGCCTATGACCACGACCGCTGGCAGGAGGAGTGGCGGCAACATATCCTGACGCTGGCGATGAAGCAGTTGAGACTTCAACTGGAGGACTCCACTTTTCAGGCGTTCGAATTTTATGCGATCAAAGGAGAATCCCCGGAAAAAGTGGCGAAATTCCTGAAAATCCCGGTCAATATGGTTTATGTCGCCAAGAGCCGGGCGCTTGCCAAACTCCGAAAAATCGTCAATCAATTGCGGGAGGAGGAATAA
- a CDS encoding S1 family peptidase, whose translation MIKRRVALGITCIMLGGNLLASPVTILSAENAGVFLEELRKAQRSPGPSQLLPIDDSNLNRALILIGDSNSRGSGFLVSLWGKPVVITNAHVFALMRKPEVTNVNQERFEIQSALIGKIRDLAILEVKSLPEDLPLLKIAPDVSGNKIGSGITAYGDSLGERVIVKADGKLLGIGPDEIEISASIVPGNSGGPVLNDSFEVVGVSTYLRKLTASADILAGTRFAPGTLDLKLIRRFALRIDHIDLNDFELFDEIAQQKDLACYEKFEKLKRLCLNEVTTPHYKWRLYWPWLKPHPIDDYQNISNYLYCYSHFYQTDFKTHFNYRASLSIIQRILEQQLRVFAAISCFIHACPIQLTAEEISSAEQIFQLLQKKRRNKFTCPQCGGTGKVPIPGTGRGVNPPLHEYCGECEGLAKYNVPFWGPWRISPLYTFPRSSYEIFGFRLGMEMNEANKAANETWRRDTREYNIVSVNGLFDCVRVGRNPEFSNRALRTKLKFLARRLLSIAVFFENDQHNLQELKEMLIEKFGKPDFISETPGDWGFLMFVKEDISVTLSYTQGEVVIRAYHRVLQHVEYMMLNTFEQKIFAPPLKTYGGTLDFLP comes from the coding sequence ATGATAAAAAGAAGAGTTGCGTTGGGAATTACCTGTATTATGCTTGGAGGTAATTTGTTGGCAAGCCCGGTAACGATTCTGTCCGCTGAAAACGCCGGAGTTTTTCTGGAAGAATTACGGAAAGCACAGAGATCACCCGGTCCTTCACAGCTTCTTCCGATTGACGACTCCAACCTGAACCGTGCCTTGATCCTGATCGGTGATTCCAATTCCCGTGGCAGTGGTTTTCTGGTAAGCCTGTGGGGGAAGCCCGTCGTTATTACCAACGCTCATGTTTTCGCCTTAATGAGGAAGCCGGAAGTAACCAATGTAAATCAGGAACGCTTTGAAATCCAATCGGCATTGATCGGAAAAATTCGTGATCTAGCTATTCTCGAAGTGAAATCATTGCCGGAGGATTTGCCGCTTCTGAAAATAGCTCCCGATGTGTCAGGAAATAAGATCGGTTCAGGCATCACCGCATACGGCGACAGTCTCGGTGAGAGGGTGATCGTGAAGGCGGATGGCAAGTTATTGGGAATCGGACCCGATGAAATCGAAATCAGCGCTTCCATTGTTCCCGGCAATTCTGGGGGACCGGTTCTGAACGACAGCTTTGAGGTCGTCGGTGTTTCCACCTACCTTCGGAAACTGACTGCTAGTGCCGATATTCTGGCTGGCACACGCTTTGCTCCCGGCACCTTGGATTTGAAATTGATTCGCCGTTTTGCTTTGCGTATCGACCATATCGATCTTAATGACTTCGAGCTTTTCGATGAAATCGCCCAGCAAAAGGACCTTGCCTGTTATGAGAAATTTGAGAAGCTGAAACGATTATGCCTGAACGAAGTGACCACTCCTCATTATAAGTGGCGGTTGTATTGGCCTTGGCTCAAACCACACCCGATCGACGACTACCAGAACATCAGTAATTACCTTTATTGCTACAGTCATTTTTATCAGACGGACTTCAAAACACATTTCAATTACCGGGCATCGTTATCGATTATCCAACGCATTCTGGAACAGCAGCTGAGGGTTTTTGCCGCAATTTCCTGTTTTATTCATGCCTGCCCGATTCAATTGACGGCTGAGGAAATTTCTTCCGCTGAACAGATTTTTCAATTACTGCAGAAGAAAAGGAGAAACAAGTTCACCTGTCCGCAATGCGGTGGCACTGGAAAAGTTCCGATTCCGGGAACCGGAAGAGGGGTAAACCCGCCTTTACACGAGTATTGCGGCGAATGCGAAGGGCTGGCGAAATACAATGTACCCTTTTGGGGGCCGTGGAGAATTTCTCCGCTTTATACGTTTCCACGTTCTTCCTATGAGATTTTCGGATTTCGTTTAGGAATGGAGATGAATGAAGCCAACAAAGCGGCGAATGAAACTTGGCGCCGTGATACCAGAGAGTATAATATTGTCAGCGTGAACGGGCTGTTTGATTGCGTCCGGGTAGGGCGTAATCCGGAATTCTCCAACCGGGCGCTTCGGACCAAACTTAAATTTCTGGCAAGGCGCTTGCTTTCCATTGCCGTTTTCTTTGAAAATGATCAGCATAATCTTCAGGAACTCAAAGAGATGCTGATTGAAAAATTCGGTAAACCGGATTTTATATCTGAAACGCCGGGTGATTGGGGATTTCTCATGTTTGTGAAGGAGGATATTTCTGTAACATTAAGCTACACTCAGGGCGAAGTCGTGATACGTGCTTATCATCGGGTCCTTCAACATGTGGAATATATGATGCTGAATACGTTCGAGCAAAAAATATTCGCACCGCCGCTTAAAACTTACGGCGGGACACTTGATTTCTTACCATAA
- a CDS encoding helix-turn-helix domain-containing protein — MNASKGQKMLKNANGYLLSASEAAKRLGVVSQTLRRWNLPKIKLGKKIYYEEAIIEKMLEGCHEKK; from the coding sequence ATGAACGCCAGTAAGGGGCAAAAAATGTTAAAGAATGCGAATGGTTATTTATTGTCGGCTTCAGAAGCAGCAAAACGCTTGGGAGTTGTGAGCCAAACACTCCGTCGTTGGAATTTGCCGAAGATCAAATTAGGTAAGAAAATTTACTACGAAGAAGCGATAATTGAAAAAATGTTGGAGGGATGCCATGAAAAGAAATAG
- a CDS encoding DUF5131 family protein — protein sequence MNRHAPYSADYTWDIISGIPRSRNPFFHEERLEEPIGKKSPQLIVVAPHRDLFHEYVSREKILHVWAIMTELAPWHQYMIRTQFPQRLLELQTSLKWTPNLWIGVPLRTSRDVELLEILKSLPIVVKFATLLPPREDLSFLDFSGLDWVIAGGSEDQRLKIWYHDDWIEALYQKSREQKIPFYFAEAGKYVETNRDRTYHFSEVRQLPFKSEWIDYYRQLDKVLTISDGESWGWREPFPETMKTVRQRRQRSIATNQQPVIPEVVEVSNSAEQPTLSLEQQREALTQLEQIINKSVIGYFATGEALAKIRDEKLYRAAGFRSFSKYCKERFSMSRIHGYRLIAQYHMNQFFVTHGLHILPERQTRLLRGIPPEEALTLVKDAQNTTAEGFLSFNDSLESAVEEYRQNHIRQSSNDIASDGTFYCRTLKRRVQYCESIPTMIAELSMGKLDLAIKLVAEFSEIEHFGKLDKAAIVEAVLAKHGETEIAEFGKAMGMNSIELNFNVDELGF from the coding sequence ATGAATCGACATGCTCCGTACAGTGCTGATTATACTTGGGATATTATCAGCGGTATTCCTCGCAGTCGTAATCCATTTTTTCATGAAGAGCGCCTTGAAGAGCCGATTGGGAAAAAATCGCCTCAATTAATTGTTGTTGCTCCTCATAGGGATCTATTCCATGAGTATGTCAGCAGAGAGAAGATTTTGCATGTATGGGCAATTATGACTGAACTTGCCCCATGGCATCAGTATATGATTCGAACGCAATTTCCTCAACGCTTATTGGAACTCCAAACCTCTTTGAAATGGACTCCGAACCTTTGGATTGGGGTACCGTTGAGAACGTCTAGGGATGTGGAGCTGTTGGAAATATTGAAATCATTACCGATAGTCGTGAAATTTGCGACACTCCTTCCTCCACGGGAAGATTTGTCTTTTCTCGATTTTTCTGGACTCGATTGGGTCATTGCTGGCGGCAGTGAGGATCAGCGTTTGAAAATCTGGTATCATGATGATTGGATCGAAGCACTTTATCAAAAAAGCCGAGAACAGAAAATTCCGTTTTATTTTGCTGAGGCGGGAAAATATGTAGAAACGAATCGAGATCGAACTTACCATTTTTCAGAAGTGCGACAACTTCCATTTAAATCGGAATGGATTGATTATTACCGTCAACTGGATAAGGTTCTAACGATCAGTGATGGTGAATCATGGGGATGGCGGGAACCATTTCCCGAAACTATGAAAACCGTCCGTCAACGTCGTCAACGTTCAATAGCGACGAATCAACAACCGGTTATCCCGGAAGTAGTAGAAGTGTCTAATTCCGCAGAACAACCTACTCTCTCTTTGGAACAACAGCGAGAGGCGTTGACGCAGTTGGAACAAATTATCAATAAGAGTGTCATCGGATATTTCGCAACCGGGGAGGCATTGGCAAAAATTCGGGATGAAAAATTGTACAGAGCTGCTGGATTTCGTTCTTTCTCGAAATATTGCAAAGAACGTTTCAGCATGAGTCGAATTCATGGGTATCGCTTAATTGCACAATATCACATGAATCAATTTTTCGTAACCCATGGGTTACATATTTTACCGGAACGCCAAACTCGATTACTGCGTGGAATTCCTCCCGAAGAGGCGCTGACATTGGTTAAGGACGCTCAAAATACAACAGCAGAAGGCTTCTTGAGCTTCAACGATAGTTTGGAATCGGCTGTTGAGGAATATCGGCAAAATCATATCCGACAATCCTCCAATGACATTGCCTCGGATGGAACATTCTACTGCCGAACCTTGAAGCGGCGAGTCCAATACTGTGAGTCCATCCCAACCATGATTGCGGAATTGTCCATGGGAAAACTTGATCTTGCGATCAAGCTGGTTGCCGAATTTTCAGAAATTGAACATTTCGGCAAGTTGGATAAGGCAGCCATTGTCGAAGCTGTCCTTGCCAAACACGGAGAAACAGAAATCGCCGAGTTCGGCAAGGCAATGGGAATGAATTCCATTGAGCTCAATTTCAACGTTGACGAACTCGGCTTTTGA